CAGCATCATCGCCACGCCGGCACCGCAGAACCACATGCCGGCGACATTGAGCTTCTGCCGTCCCCAATGGTCTGAAAGACGCCCCGTGACTAGTTGGGAGGCGCCCCACGTGAAACCATAAACGCCGACGATCCAGCCGATACCGGGCAGCGAGACACCCTTCGAATAGAGAAACACCGGGTAGAACACCCAGATCAGCGCATCGACGAACTTCTCGACCAGGCCAGCTTGGCAGATGGCGAAGAAACGTCGGTCGCGCCAGGTCACCAGGGTGAAGATCTCACGTGTCGAGGGCTTGGCAGAAACACCTGCGGGATAGCGCGGATGCAGGGTTGCTCCGCTCGCCGCCGCCATGGGCTTTTCCTTGCGCGCCCAAGGCAGCGTGTCCTTGATGAACAATGCCGTCGTCAGGGTGGCTGTGCCGATGACCGCGAGGCCAAAGATCAGCAGGCCGTTGCGTGGCCCCATGTCTGCCGCCAGATAGCCGGTGACGATGCCGGCGATGGCAACGCCGATATAGCCGGCGAACTCATTGAAGCCAATGGTCAGGCCGCGCTGATCGGGACGCGTCAGGTCGAGCTTGGCGGTCTGGGTCATCGACCAGGTGAAGCCTTGGTTGACGCCGAGCAGCAGCGTGGCGACGACGATCCAGTCCCACGACGGCGCAAAGTAGATCAGCAACGGGATCGGGATGGCCGTAACCCAGCCGAGCAGCAGGACGCTCCGCCTTCCCCAGGATTCTGCGAGGCGGCCGGCGACGAAGTTGAGCGTGCCTTTGACGAAACCGAAGCCGACGACGAAGGCGACCAACAGGGCAAACGAGCCACGGGGTACGCCAAACTCACTCTCCGCTAGCGCCGGCACGACGGTGCGCGTCATGCCGATGGTCATGCCGACCAGCAGCACTTGGAAGATCTGGTGCAAAAACTGTCCGAGATTCGGCCGAATGCCGTGTTGAATGTCTTCGGTGAGGCTCATGCTGCGCCCAGATTGAAGGTAAGCCATTGCTCCATTTGCGCAGGCTTGGGAGGGATTTCTTTGGTCAGCGCTTCGATGAAAGCCTCACGTTCCATGTTCAGCAGTGGGTTCCAGCGCTTCTCGAAGCCAAGCGTCGAACCAGGCTTGCCGGAGATGCCGGCGCCGCAGACACTGCCGGCACAATGGCCGGCATACAGCTCGACCTCGGGCGGAAGGGTCAGAATGCGCTGATGGATCGAGTCATAAAGCTCGCTCGCCATCTCCCTTTCCTTGCCCGCCAAGTCGGGGCGGCCAATGGCGCCAACGAACATCGTATCGCCGGTCAGCACGAACCAAGGTGCGTCGGCTCGCCGCTTGTCGGTAACGACGAGGCTGATGCTGTCAGGTGTGTGGCCCGGCGTATGCATCACTTCGACCACGACGTTGCCCACCACGATGTGCTGTTTGTCTCGCAGGGGCTCGAACGGAAACTGGACACGACTGGCATTGGATTCATGGAGGCAGTACAGACCGCCGCACTTTTCCGCCAAGGCACGTCCGCCCGAGTAGTGATCGGCATGGACGTGCGTATCGATCACGTGGGTAATCTTGACGTCCTGTTTCTTGGCCTCAGTGAGGAACCATTCCTCGTCACCCAGAACAGGATCGACGACCACGGCGACATGGCAACTGCCGCAGCCAAAGAGATAGGACAGAGTGGCTTCTTTCGTAGCCAGTTGACGGAAAAACATATCTCCTCCTCGTTTGCCTTGTGGGGGTTCAGAAAACGAACTCTTTGTCGGACCAGAGTGCCCACTCGGTGAGCTCGTCGAGCGTGCCGCGATTCACCCCATCGATCAGATCTGCCGCGGCAATGCCTCGTGCATCCATGCAGGTGCCACACGCGGCGATTTGCCCCCCGGCACGGCAGACCATGCCGAGCATATCGCCGATGTTGTAGAAACCCTGGGGAACTTTTTGCCCAGCCTTGGCGCATGCGACCGCATCACCGAGCAGAAACACTTTCAATTCGACCTGCCCTACGCCTTTCTTCAGCAAGTTGCGAGCGAGCCGTAGCGCGTTGTAGCTGCGTTCGGTGCCATAGGGCGCATCGTTGAGGATGAACAGATATTTCATGGCGATCTCCGATCAAGTCCCAGATGTTTCTTCTTCGAGGGGCAAACCAGCAGCGAACCATTCCGCCACGCCGTCGCTGATCTTGCGGGCTTTGAAGCCACGCTGTTTGAGCAACGCCACCGCTTCGTTCGACATCAGACAAAACGGTCCGCGACAATAGGCGACGATTTCCTTATCCTTGGGAAGTTCGTCAAGGCGGCGCTTGAGTTCGGAAAGGGGAATCGAACGGGCATACGGCAAATGAGCGACCTGGTATTCGGCTTCGGGACG
This genomic interval from Sulfuricystis multivorans contains the following:
- a CDS encoding MFS transporter; its protein translation is MAYLQSGRSMSLTEDIQHGIRPNLGQFLHQIFQVLLVGMTIGMTRTVVPALAESEFGVPRGSFALLVAFVVGFGFVKGTLNFVAGRLAESWGRRSVLLLGWVTAIPIPLLIYFAPSWDWIVVATLLLGVNQGFTWSMTQTAKLDLTRPDQRGLTIGFNEFAGYIGVAIAGIVTGYLAADMGPRNGLLIFGLAVIGTATLTTALFIKDTLPWARKEKPMAAASGATLHPRYPAGVSAKPSTREIFTLVTWRDRRFFAICQAGLVEKFVDALIWVFYPVFLYSKGVSLPGIGWIVGVYGFTWGASQLVTGRLSDHWGRQKLNVAGMWFCGAGVAMMLLGEGSAWWSISAAVSGVGMAMLYPNLSAAIADISAPHWRASAIGTYRFWRDLGYGIGALGLGLAAASTQSIEGAFWFVAAAMMLSGLGLAILGEETHPRLNPAHSMPDAVLPPSTSAPSEMPMATDSPQSGLTAGQYNHPMA
- a CDS encoding MBL fold metallo-hydrolase gives rise to the protein MFFRQLATKEATLSYLFGCGSCHVAVVVDPVLGDEEWFLTEAKKQDVKITHVIDTHVHADHYSGGRALAEKCGGLYCLHESNASRVQFPFEPLRDKQHIVVGNVVVEVMHTPGHTPDSISLVVTDKRRADAPWFVLTGDTMFVGAIGRPDLAGKEREMASELYDSIHQRILTLPPEVELYAGHCAGSVCGAGISGKPGSTLGFEKRWNPLLNMEREAFIEALTKEIPPKPAQMEQWLTFNLGAA
- a CDS encoding DsrE/DsrF/TusD sulfur relay family protein; translated protein: MKYLFILNDAPYGTERSYNALRLARNLLKKGVGQVELKVFLLGDAVACAKAGQKVPQGFYNIGDMLGMVCRAGGQIAACGTCMDARGIAAADLIDGVNRGTLDELTEWALWSDKEFVF